A DNA window from Aminiphilus circumscriptus DSM 16581 contains the following coding sequences:
- a CDS encoding S1 RNA-binding domain-containing protein, giving the protein MAEEKSTDVVAVNVGDEVAGAVEHIAPYGAFVRLGTGQKAMIHISELSHGFVKKVEDVLELGQNIRAKVIKIDERGRIDLSLKAMQPKEARPQPKTEDFEKRLSQFLKQSDEKIADLNSKMKNPKGTKKRVGKK; this is encoded by the coding sequence ATGGCAGAGGAAAAGAGCACCGATGTCGTCGCTGTGAACGTAGGCGATGAAGTGGCGGGCGCCGTGGAGCACATCGCTCCCTATGGCGCTTTCGTCAGACTGGGAACGGGACAGAAGGCGATGATTCATATTTCGGAACTCTCCCACGGCTTTGTGAAGAAAGTGGAGGATGTTCTGGAACTTGGGCAGAACATTCGGGCCAAGGTTATCAAGATCGACGAGCGGGGGCGTATCGATCTCTCCCTCAAGGCGATGCAGCCGAAAGAGGCTCGCCCACAGCCCAAGACGGAGGATTTCGAGAAACGCCTTTCTCAGTTCCTCAAGCAGAGCGACGAAAAAATCGCAGATCTCAACAGCAAGATGAAAAACCCGAAAGGTACCAAGAAACGGGTTGGGAAAAAATGA